From Elaeis guineensis isolate ETL-2024a chromosome 16, EG11, whole genome shotgun sequence, a single genomic window includes:
- the LOC105059363 gene encoding histone H1, with product MASAEVAEVPAAPAELPPAEAAVEVPPEPKPTEEKPVREKKPRAPKAPKEKKPKAPKPPAPSHPPYFQMIKEAITALNEKTGSSSYAIAKHMEEKHKGVLPANYKKVLAIQLRNFTAKGKLVKVKASFKLSETGKEEEKKKKPAKKTASAPAKRKAAVAASKKSAKPSKAKKKPAVKKAKKATPAKPKQPKSIKSPAAKKAKKATV from the exons ATGGCGAGTGCCGAAGTAGCCGAGGTCCCGGCAGCCCCCGCCGAGTTGCCGCCGGCGGAGGCAGCTGTGGAGGTCCCGCCGGAGCCCAAGCCCACTGAGGAAAAGCCGGTGAGGGAGAAGAAGCCGAGAGCCCCGAAAGCTCCCAAGGAGAAGAAGCCCAAGGCTCCAAAGCCCCCTGCCCCTTCCCACCCTCCCTATTTCCAG ATGATCAAAGAGGCGATCACGGCTCTCAACGAGAAGACTGGCTCCAGCTCCTACGCCATTGCTAAGCATATGGAGGAGAAGCACAAAGGGGTCCTGCCGGCGAACTACAAGAAGGTCTTGGCCATCCAGTTGAGGAATTTCACCGCAAAGGGCAAGCTTGTGAAGGTGAAGGCTTCCTTCAAACTATCGGAGActggaaaggaggaggagaagaagaagaagccggcGAAGAAGACTGCCTCTGCCCCTGCCAAGAGGAAGGCCGCTGTTGCTGCTTCGAAGAAGTCGGCAAAGCCTTCGAAAGCTAAGAAGAAGCCGGCGGTTAAGAAGGCCAAGAAGGCCACCCCTGCGAAGCCGAAGCAGCCCAAGTCCATCAAGTCCCCGGCGGCCAAGAAGGCTAAGAAGGCAACTGTTTGA